A genomic segment from Capra hircus breed San Clemente chromosome 7, ASM170441v1, whole genome shotgun sequence encodes:
- the PNPLA6 gene encoding neuropathy target esterase isoform X9 gives MSSLVTSTPSVLCLPGQPETPRCCGCQSRPSQQYSPSTPRAWCGWCRAHPLSPWPPPLPTTPPKIIMVRLQRVTFLALHNYLGLTNELFSHEIQPLRLFPSPGLPPRTSPVRGSKRMVSTAASEELRETPGRPSDPTGAPLPGTGGTQGDPVKPTSLETSSAPLLSRCISMPVDISGLQGGPRSDFDMAYERGRISVSLQEEASGGFQAASARTPSQEAREQPAGACEYSYCEDESAPGSCPFGPYQGRQTSSIFEAAKQELAKLMQIEDPTLLNSRVLLHHAKAGTIIARQGDQDVSLHFVLWGSLHVYQRMIDKAEDVCLFVVQPGELVGQLAVLTGEPLIFTLRAQRDCTFLRISKSNFYEIMRAQPSVVLSAAQTVAARMSPFVRQMDFAIDWTAVEAGRALYRQGDRSDCTYIVLNGRLRSVIQRGSGKKELVGEYGRGDLIGVVEALTRQPRATTVHAVRDTELAKLPEGTLGHIKRRYPQVVTRLIHLLSQKILGNLQQLRGPFPAGSGLGVPPHSELTNPASNLSTVAVLPVCAEVPMVAFMLELQHALQAIGPTLLLNSDIIRARLGASALDSIQEFRLSGWLAQQEDTHRIVLYQTDTSLTPWTVRCLRQADCILIVGLGDQEPTLGQLEQMLENTAVRALKQLVLLHREEGAGPTRTVEWLNMRSWCSGHLHLRCPRRLFSRRSPAKLHELYEKVFSRRADRHSDFSRLARVLTGNTIALVLGGGGARGCSHIGVLKALEEAGVPVDLVGGTSIGSFIGALYAEERSASRTKQRAREWAKSMTSVLEPVLDLTYPVTSMFTGSAFNRSIHRVFQDKQIEDLWLPYFNVTTDITSSAMRVHKDGSLWRYVRASMTLSGYLPPLCDPKDGHLLMDGGYINNLPADIARSMGAKTVIAIDVGSQDETDLSTYGDSLSGWWLLWKRLNPWADKIKVPDMAEIQSRLAYVSCVRQLEVVKSSSYCEYLRPPIDCFKTMDFGKFDQIYDVGYQYGSTVFSGWSRGDIIEKMLTDRRSADLNESRRADVLAFPSSGFTDLAEIVSRIEPPTTSYVSVSDGCADGEESDCLTEYEEDAGPECSRDEGGSPEGASPSTALEMGVGGHPLSPQEEEKSILRHRRWLPQEPSTPAADT, from the exons ATGTCATCACT GGTCACCAGCACCCCCAGCGTACTGTGTCTGCCCGGGCAGCCCGAGACTCCACGGTGCTGCGGCTGCCAGTCGAGGCCTTCTCAGCAGTATTCACCAAGTACCCCGAGAGCCTGGTGCGGGTGGTGCAG GGCTCACCCTCTTTCTCCTTGGCCCCCTCCTCTGCCGACCACGCCCCCGAAGATCATCATGGTGAGGCTGCAGCGGGTCACTTTCCTGGCACTTCACAACTACTTGGGACTGACCAATGAGCTCTTCAGCCAC GAGATCCAGCCACTGCGCCTCTTCCCTAGCCCGGGCCTCCCACCCCGCACCAGCCCAGTGCGTGGCTCCAAGCGGATGGTCAGCACTGCGGCCTCAGAGGAGCTGAGGGAGACCCCTGGCCGGCCGTCTGACCCCACTGGGGCCCCACTGCCCGGGACTGGAGGTACCCAAG gggacccagTGAAGCCCACATCCCTGGAAACCTCCTCAGCCCCCTTGCTGAGTCGCTGCATCTCCATGCCAGTGGATATCTCAG GCTTGCAGGGTGGCCCCCGCTCAGACTTCGACATGGCATATGAACGGGGCCGGATCTCTGTGTCTCTGCAAGAAGAGGCCTCAGGGGGGTTCCAGGCAGCTTCAGCTCGG ACTCCCAGTCAGGAGGCCCGGGAGCAGCCAGCAGGCGCCTGTGAGTACAGCTACTGTGAGGACGAGTCGGCCCCCGGCAGCTGCCCCTTCGGGCCCTACCAGGGCCGCCAGACAAGCAGCATCTTTGAGGCAGCAAAGCAGGAGCTGGCCAAGCTGATGCAGATTGAG GACCCCACCCTTCTGAATAGTCGAGTTCTGCTACATCACGCCAAAGCTGGCACCATCATCGCCCGCCAGGGGGACCAG GATGTGAGCCTGCACTTCGTGCTCTGGGGCAGTCTGCACGTGTACCAGCGCATGATCGACAAGGCGGAGGACGTGTGCCTGTTCGTGGTACAGCCCGGGGAGCTAGTGGGACAGCTGGCTGTGCTCACCGGCGAGCCCCTCATCTTCACGCTTCGAGCCCAGCGTGACTGCACCTTCCTGCGGATCTCCAAGTCCAACTTCTACGA GATCATGCGTGCACAGCCCAGCGTGGTGCTGAGCGCCGCACAAACTGTGGCCGCCAGGATGTCGCCCTTCGTGCGCCAGATGGACTTTGCCATCGATTGGACGGCGGTGGAGGCAGGACGCGCACTGTACAG GCAGGGCGACCGTTCAGACTGCACCTACATCGTGCTCAACGGGCGGCTGCGTAGTGTCATTCAGAGGGGCAGCGGCAAAAAAGAGCTCGTGGGCGAGTACGGCCGCGGGGATCTCATAGGAGTG GTGGAGGCGCTGACAAGGCAGCCACGTGCCACGACGGTGCATGCGGTGCGCGACACAGAGCTGGCCAAACTCCCCGAGGGCACCCTGGGCCACATCAAACGTCGATACCCGCAG GTCGTGACGCGCCTCATCCACCTGCTGAGTCAGAAGATTCTGGGGAATTTGCAGCAGCTGCGAGGACCCTTCCCAG CAGGCTCGGGACTAGGTGTCCCCCCTCACTCGGAGCTCACCAACCCTGCCAGCAACCTGTCAACAGTGGCAGTGCTGCCCGTGTGTGCCGAGGTGCCCATGGTGGCCTTCATGCTGGAGCTGCAGCACGCTCTGCAAGCCATTG GCCCCACGCTCCTCCTCAACAGTGACATCATCCGGGCCCGCCTGGGGGCCTCTGCACTGGacag CATCCAAGAATTCCGGCTGTCAGGGTGGCTGGCCCAGCAGGAGGACACGCACCGCATCGTGCTTTACCAAACAGACACATCGCTGACGCCCTGGACCGTGCGCTGCCTGCGCCAGGCCGACTGCATCCTCATCGTGGGCCTGGGCGACCAGGAGCCCACACTCGGCCAG CTGGAGCAGATGCTGGAGAACACAGCAGTGCGGGCCCTCAAGCAGCTGGTCCTGCTGCACCGCGAGGAGGGCGCAGGCCCCACGCGCACTGTGGAGTGGCTCAACATGCGCAGCTGGTGCTCGGGACACCTGCATCTGCGCTGTCCGCGCCGCCTCTTCTCACGCCGCAGCCCGGCCAAGCTG CACGAGCTCTACGAGAAGGTTTTCTCGAGGCGCGCAGACCGGCACAGCGACTTCTCCCGCCTGGCGCGGGTGCTCACAGGCAACACCATCGCCCTGGtgctgggtgggggcggggccag GGGCTGCTCACACATCGGGGTGCTGAAGGCATTAGAGGAGGCGGGGGTCCCCGTTGACCTGGTGGGCGGCACGTCCATCGGCTCCTTTATCGGGGCCCTGTACGCTGAGGAGCGGAGCGCCAGCCGCACTAAACAGCGGGCCCGGGAGTGGGCTAAG AGCATGACTTCGGTGCTGGAGCCCGTACTGGACCTCACCTACCCCGTCACCTCCATGTTCACGGGGTCAGCCTTCAACCGCAGCATCCACCGTGTCTTCCAGGACAAGCAGATTGAG GACCTGTGGCTGCCATACTTCAACGTGACCACGGACATCACCTCCTCGGCCATGCGTGTCCACAAAGATG GCTCCCTGTGGCGATACGTGCGTGCCAGCATGACGCTCTCGGGCTACCTGCCGCCGCTGTGTGACCCCAAGGATGGGCATCTCCTCATGGATGGCGGCTACATCAACAACCTGCCAG CGGACATCGCCCGCAGCATGGGTGCCAAGACAGTCATCGCCATCGACGTGGGGAGCCAGGATGAGACAGACCTTAGCACATACGGGGACAGCCTGTCTGGCTGGTGGCTTCTGTGGAAGCGGCTGAACCCCTGGGCAGACAAGATCAAGGTTCCAGACATGGCAGAGATCCAGTCTCGCCTGGCCTACGTGTCCTGCGTGAGACAGCTGGAGGTTGTGAAGTCCAGCTCCTACTGTGAGTACCTGCGCCCACCCATCGACTGCTTCAAGACCATGGACTTCGGGAAGTTCGACCAAATCTAT GATGTGGGCTACCAGTATGGATCAACCGTCTTCAGTGGCTGGAGCCGGGGCGACATCATTGAAAAGATGCTCACGGACCGGCGGTCTGCCGACCTGAACGAGAGCCGCCGCGCAGAC GTGCTCGCCTTCCCCAGCTCCGGCTTCACCGACTTGGCGGAGATAGTGTCCCGGATCGAGCCTCCCACCACGAGCTACGTTTCGGTTTCCGACGGCTGTGCTGATG GGGAGGAGTCGGACTGCCTGACGGAGTACGAGGAGGACGCGGGCCCCGAGTGCTCACGGGACGAAGGGGGCTCTCCGGAGGGCGCAAGCCCCAGCACTGCCTTGGAGATG GGCGTGGGGGGCCACCCCTTGTCCCCACAGGAGGAGGAGAAGTCGATTCTCCGGCACCGGCGCTGGCTGCCACAGGAGCCCTCCACCCCTGCTGCGGATACCTGA